From Fusobacterium varium:
GGTGGAATAGTACGATGCTGAAATCTTGAAACAAGCCCATCTGATTCCAGCTCTCTTAAACATTTTGTAAGGATAGTATTTGTGATTCCTGCAACACATCTTTTTAATTCATTATAATGCAACATTTCAAATTTAGATAAATGCCATAAAATAGGCAGTTTCCATTTTTGTCCGATTATTTTTAATGCATAAAGTATTGGGCATTTATTGTTATATATTGTATCGTAACTCTTTTCAGATTCATTAATATATTCAAGTTTGTTCATAGTTTATATGTCCTCCTAGGTATATAATAGATACTAAGAAATAAAATTATGCGTACTTGTATAATTGTTTTTGCTATTATATACTTATATAAATATAAAGTCAACCACTAAAAAATAATTATTGAAGGAGAATGAACTATGAAAATAATTGCAATTAATGGAAGTCCAAGAAAAAAAGAAAATACAGCAACTATGTGTAATAAATTTTTGGAAGGTGCAAAATCTGCCTGTTCAGATGTTGAAACAGAAATAATTAATTTGTTTGATTTGAACTATAAAGGTTGTATAAGTTGTTTTGGATGTAAGAGAAAAGAGGGAAATACTTATGGAAAATGTATTGTAAAGGATGAATTACAGCCTATATTAGAAAAAGTTTCAACTGCTGATGGAGTTGTCTTTGGTTCCCCAATATATTTTGGAGATATAACAGGTCAATTACGCAGCTTTTTTGAAAGACTGCTTTTTCCTTTTTCTACTTATGAGGAAGGCTACAAAAAAATAGCTCCAAAGAAAATGCCTACAGCCATGATTTATACTATGAATGTTACTGAAGATTTAATGAAAAAATTTGGCTATGATGTGCGTCTTTCAAATATGGAATTGATAATAGCTAGTATATTTAGAAAACCAGAGATTATTTATGCATTTAATACTTATCAATTTAGTGATTATAATAAATATAAAATGGAAATATTTTCAGAAAAAGTAAAAGCAGAACACAAACGTACACAATTTCCTATAGATTGTCAAAATGCTTTTGATGCTGGAAAACGTATGGTAATGCAGGTACAGAAATAAAAATAAGGCAGCTGAATACAGCTGCCTTATTAAATTATATTATAGTCTATTATTTTTCAGTTAAAAAATCAAAAGCAAATTGAGCTGCAACAGCTGCCCCTCTTTGTAAAGCTGCTTCATCAACTGTGAAACATTCATGATGGTTACTTTTTTCAGAACCGGGAATTTTAGGACTTCTTGCACCAATAAAGCCATAAACTCCAGGAGCTTTTTCCATAAGATAAGAAAAATCTTCAGAACCAGTCATTTTTTCAAGTTCTGCTAATCCATCCTCTCCATATAATTTTTTTACAGCATTTTGAGCTAAATCAACAAGATGTTGATCTTCATTGATGACAGCTCCTGTTAGATAAGAGTATTCAGTTTCAGAAGTACATCTATACCCAGCAGCAATATCTTCAGATATTTGTCTGATAAGTCCTTCTATTTCCATTCTGAATTTTTTATTAAAAGTACGTACTGTACCTTCCAATACAGCTTTATCAGCAATAATATTAAATCTTTGTCCAGCATCAACTACTCCAATGGTAATAACAGCAGCATTTAAAGGATTGTTAATACGACTCACAATAGTTTGCAATCCCATTATAACGGCACTTGCTGCCACAATAGCATCATGCCCGAGATGAGGAGCAGAACCATGTGATCCGAATCCTTTAATAGTTATTTTAAAATTATCACAAGAAGCCATTCTTTCACCAATTTCCATATTAATTTTTGGAGAATCCACCATAGACCAGATATGAATACCATAACAAGCATCTACATCATCCATGATTCCTTGTTCAACAACAGCTTTAGCTCCTACAGCTAATTCTTCTGCTGGCTGAAATAAAAATTTAACAGTTCCATTGATTTTATCTTTCATATCAAATAGGATTTTAGCAGCTCCCAATAACATAGCTATGTGATTATCATGCCCACATGCATGCATTTTTCCTTCAATTTTTGAAGCAAAAGGAAGCCCAGTTTTTTCAAATACAGGAAGAGCATCAATATCAGCACGCAGAAGAACGGTTTTACCTGGTTTTCCACCTTTTAATATTCCTACACAACCATAAAAATCTTTAAATGTTTTTATATCCTCTATTCCTATTTCTTTTAAATCTTTGATTATAGCTTTAGTAGTTTCAGCTTCTTGTAAAGTAAGTTCAGGATATTGATGATAATATCTTCTACGATCTATTATATAATCATTATATTTTTCAGAAAGTTCTTTGATCAGCATTATTTATTCCCTCCCTCATTTTTAGATTTTTCAGCAAGGAAGTCAACTGCAAATTGAGCATATAGGGCA
This genomic window contains:
- a CDS encoding putative transcriptional regulator, with product MNKLEYINESEKSYDTIYNNKCPILYALKIIGQKWKLPILWHLSKFEMLHYNELKRCVAGITNTILTKCLRELESDGLVSRFQHRTIPPSVEYRLTERGKSLLPALNELYHWGKEQIELKDRK
- a CDS encoding putative hydrolase, yielding MLIKELSEKYNDYIIDRRRYYHQYPELTLQEAETTKAIIKDLKEIGIEDIKTFKDFYGCVGILKGGKPGKTVLLRADIDALPVFEKTGLPFASKIEGKMHACGHDNHIAMLLGAAKILFDMKDKINGTVKFLFQPAEELAVGAKAVVEQGIMDDVDACYGIHIWSMVDSPKINMEIGERMASCDNFKITIKGFGSHGSAPHLGHDAIVAASAVIMGLQTIVSRINNPLNAAVITIGVVDAGQRFNIIADKAVLEGTVRTFNKKFRMEIEGLIRQISEDIAAGYRCTSETEYSYLTGAVINEDQHLVDLAQNAVKKLYGEDGLAELEKMTGSEDFSYLMEKAPGVYGFIGARSPKIPGSEKSNHHECFTVDEAALQRGAAVAAQFAFDFLTEK
- a CDS encoding putative flavodoxin, yielding MKIIAINGSPRKKENTATMCNKFLEGAKSACSDVETEIINLFDLNYKGCISCFGCKRKEGNTYGKCIVKDELQPILEKVSTADGVVFGSPIYFGDITGQLRSFFERLLFPFSTYEEGYKKIAPKKMPTAMIYTMNVTEDLMKKFGYDVRLSNMELIIASIFRKPEIIYAFNTYQFSDYNKYKMEIFSEKVKAEHKRTQFPIDCQNAFDAGKRMVMQVQK